A stretch of Ipomoea triloba cultivar NCNSP0323 chromosome 11, ASM357664v1 DNA encodes these proteins:
- the LOC115995630 gene encoding uncharacterized protein LOC115995630, producing the protein MQQKVHKNMNSWEEFDGDDEDNNDVFYAEIRRQVMQLTAEDEDEENQNTNKERGSKQKGFAVLQPGFQFNWTGVKDGSRVPQWMVELWRKENRDGGFSGTGVFIPHIVKSRRRHKPRRKNNERGRVYKPVTKVN; encoded by the exons ATGCAGCAAAAGGTTCACAAGAACATGAATTCTTGGGAAGAATTTGATGGCGACGATGAAGACAACAACGACGTTTTCTACGCCGAAATTAGAAGGCAAGTAATGCAATTGACAgcagaagatgaagatgaagaaaatcaGAACACAAATAAAGAGAGAGGCTCAAAACAAAAAGGGTTCGCAGTATTGCAGCCTGGATTTCAGTTTAACTGGACAGGAGTGAAGGATGGTAGCAGAGTGCCTCAATGGATGGTAGAGCTTTGGAGAAAAGAAAATAGGGATGGAGGATTTAGTGGAACTGGTGTATTCATTCCACACATTGTCAAGTCCAGAAGAAGACATAAGCCAA GAAGGAAGAACAATGAAAGAGGAAGAGTGTACAAGCCTGTCACAAAAGTAAACTGA
- the LOC115997284 gene encoding uncharacterized protein LOC115997284 produces the protein MEASRKIVVIVEEEEVARTAFEWALHNLLRCGDLITLLHVFPSSRSSSRNKKKQRLLRLKGFQLALSFQDLCNSAFINTRTEIVVREGDLEGGTIAATVREIGASTLVAGLHDHSFLYKLAMSHTNITNNLNCKILAIKQPHSSPLTARSRTISLPGSSTNMDFSQIEIGALSFPEIGPPKIQYQVCPDPHSIMWRSRRPRRRPKRI, from the exons ATGGAAGCCTCAAGGAAGATTGTGGTGATAGTGGAAGAAGAGGAGGTAGCAAGAACAGCTTTTGAATGGGCCCTTCACAACCTTCTGAGATGTGGAGACTTAATTACTCTTCTCCATGTGTTTCCCAGTTCAAGATCCAGTAGTAGGAACAAGAAGAAGCAGAGACTTCTCAGATTGAAAGGCTTCCAATTAGCCCTCTCCTTTCAAGACCTCTGCAACAGCGCTTTTATCAAC ACCAGGACAGAGATTGTGGTGAGAGAAGGGGACTTAGAAGGAGGCACCATTGCTGCTACTGTTAGGGAGATCGGAGCTTCCACTCTTGTTGCTGGCCTTCATGATCACAGCTTTTTATACAA ATTGGCTATGTCTCACACCAACATTACAAACAATTTAAATTGCAAAATACTTGCCATAAAACAACCACACTCTTCACCATTGACAGCAAGGTCAAGGACCATTTCATTACCAGGTAGCTCAACCAACATGGACTTCTCTCAGATTGAGATTGGTGCACTCAG TTTCCCAGAAATTGGTCCACCTAAAATTCAGTACCAAGTGTGCCCAGACCCTCACTCAATTATGTGGAGATCAAGAAGACCAAGAAGGAGACCCAAAAGGATATAA